The DNA sequence ATGGTTAGGAACCGGCGAGAGAGTAGAAGCGCCAAACCTGCCTAAGTTGATGTTGTTTGAAGGAATGAAAATGATGAATGGCATGATGAAGATGAGTGGTGATATGAAACCGATGAATATGACGATGGGCAATCAGATGATGGATATGAATGAAGTAATGTATCCAGAAATTCCTGAAAGCCAAAGAATGCATACCATGAAACATATGAATGAAATGATGAGCATGAAAGAGAAATCTTCGGAGATGAACCTGCCTGCCGGACGCACAGGAATGGATCACAGCACAATGAAGTTGGATTCTGAAAAGGGAATGGACCATAGTGATAAGGACATGAAGATGGATCACAGCATGCATGATATGACTTCGTCAAAACAAAAAAGCATTAAACGATTGAGTTATAATATGCTGAAGTCTCCATTTAAAACAATACTGCCAGAAGACAATGGAAAGGAATTGAAGTTTACGTTAGAAGGAAATATGCGGAATTACCTTTGGACTTTAGATAATAAAACGGTGGCTGAAAGCGATAAGATATTAATTAAAAAAGGGGAAGTCGTTCGAATTACAATGTATAATAATTCAATGATGCGCCACCCGATGCATCTTCACGGCCACGATTTCAGGTTAATTAATTCGAAAGGCGAATATTCGCCGCTGAAAAATGTGGTCGATATGGCGCCGATGGAAACCAATACGATTGAGTTTGCAGCGAATCAAGATGGTGACTGGTTTTTTCACTGTCATATTCTCTATCACATGATGGCGGGAATGGGAAAGGTTTTCACTTACGAAAACTCGGCACCTAATCCACAAATCACAGATAAAGAAGCGTCTTATCGGAAATTTTTGCGCACCAATCAAATGATTAGTACCACCGCGATGTTGGATGTGGCTTCTAATAAATTACATTTTGAAAATATGACCATGCTTGGAGCAAGATGGATGAATGTTAATCAACTCCATTCCAATTATGATTTTAGCCATTATGAAGGAAGTGTGAAAGTCGGGCGATTTCTTGGAAAATACCAGTGGGCAATGCCTTATATAGGTTTTAGAAGTAATAAAATGCATGATATGGCAAAATCGTGGTTTGGACAAAATGTAATACCCAAAAATCAAAATGTGGCCATCGCAGGGATTCGATATATTCTTCCGTTTTTAGTTGTTGCCGATGCAAACATTGATCAAAATGGGAAAGTGCGTTTAGAATTAGGCCGGGAAGGAATTAAAATTTCACCCAGAATCCGCGGAAGTTTTGCGGTGAACTCTGATAAAGAATTTGACTTTGGTTTGAAATATATTCTGCAGAAATGGGTTTCTCTTTCAACGAACTATGATAGTGAATATGGTTTTGGCGCGGGCTTGACTTTCATGTATTAAAGTGAAAACAGTATTCCTTATCTATTAGATCCGTCTCATTTAAAAGTGGGACGGATTTTATTTTTTTACAGCAATCCGTTCACCCATTTTTATTGTCGTTTCTAAACCTTTTGAAGTATTATTTAATAAGTCTTCATCAATTATAATTTTATCTTTTTCAAATAATAAAACTACGGTAGAACCACCAAATTTAAAATATCCTTTTTCTTCGCCTTTTTTAACTGTTGTGCCACTGTAAGTTTGAATCATGCTTCCGACCATTGTTGCACCAACTTCTACCATAACGACATCGCCGAATAACGGACTTTTTATCACACCGTATTCTCTTTTGTTGAGCCAGAAAATTTCGGCTTTTTTACGAAGTGCCAGAGGATTTACGGAATAGTAATCGCCATTTATTTTTATATTTGAACTTCCTGTGATCCCGCTTACAGGGAAATGATATCGGTGATAGTCCGGCGGTGCAAGGCGGAAAACGATCATGGCTCCGTCTTCGTATTTTTTTGCTAATTCTGGATTGTTTAAAAAGGAGTTCACATTAAACCGAAAACCTTTGATGTAAAAATCAGCGTTATTAATATTTTCATAGGCTAAAATTTTCCCATCCGCTGGCGAGGCTACTGCGAGAGAGTCTGCAGCGATTGGTCTGGCTTCAGGTTTAAGTTTGCGAATAAAAAAGTCATTAAAACTGGTAAAGTTTTGTTTTTGTGCAATACTGAGATCAACGCCGTATTCTTTTACAAACGGCATTATTTTATCGGCAGAGGCAGGTTTTTCCATTGCATCGCCGTACAGAGAAGTGATGAGTTTTCGTTTTGCGATGGTCCATAAAGTCGCTTCGCCAACGGGATTATGATAAAGCCAATCCAGCCATTTTTCGCCGTAAACATTTTCAATTTGAATCTGTCCGGTTTCTCTGTCAACATATTTGATCGGTTTTTGGGCCGGAACCGGAAAAACAGCGAGCACGAAAATAAGGGCTGAAATAAACCAGACGATCGTCCATTTTTTATTTGGTCTTTTAAATTTCATTGTATTAAATTACTTGAAGATCAATTTTGTTCAAATTTAAAGCTATTTTCTGTAAACAAAATATTCTCGTGTATAGATTAATTAATCAGATTACATTGGCTGGCAAATGAAGTAAAATAGACGAGTCTCCTAATGAGAAACAAATCGCGCCCCGGATTGAACGGTTTGTTTGAGCTCTTTTTTTGCTGGTCCACTTTTTAATCAGTGCAACAATTACTTGCAAAAAAAAGCGAGTAGTGAAAGCCGGAATTGTGCGCCCAAGAAAAAATAAATAAAAAGGTCTTTCGACGTAGTCAATTGTGCGCCCAAAAATTTAAATGGATATGCTTCCTATCTTATCAAATTTTCTTAAATTTGTCAATCTTTAAAAAAAATAATTATCTAATTAAAATATTATGAATCTTCACGAGTACCAATCCAAAGAGATTTTGGCAAAATACGGAGTTAACATCCAACGAGGTTTTATCGCAAACACTGTGGAAGAAGCAGAAGCAGCAGCGAAAAAACTGACTGAAATGAACGGAAACGAAGGCTGGGTCGTTAAAGCACAAGTTCACGCAGGTGGACGTGGTAAAGGCGGCGGCGTTAAGTTTTCTCCGAACATGGAAAAACTGAAAGAAAATGCTGGAAACATCATCGGAATGCAGTTGGTTACTCCACAAACTTCTGCGGAAGGGAAAAAAGTAAATTTCATTTTGGTAGCTGAAGATGTTTATTACCCAGGAGAAACCGAAACTAAAGAGTTTTATGTTTCTATCCTTTTAGACAGAGCGCAAGGAAAAAATATGATCGTTTATTCTACAGAAGGTGGAATGGATATTGAGCACGTTGCAGAAGTAACTCCTCATTTAATTCATAACGAAGTTGTTGATCCTTCAGTTGGATTGCAAGGTTTCCAGGCAAGAAAAATCGCTTTCAACTTAGGTTTAGAAGGTGCTGCTCATAAAGATTTCGTAAAATTCATCGCTTCTCTTTACAACGCTTATGTTGGAATTGATGCTTCTCTTTTCGAAATTAACCCAGTTTTAAAAACTTCTGACAATAAAATTATCGCTGTTGATGCTAAAGTTTCTTTAGATGACAACGCTTTATTCCGTCACAAAGATTTAGCTGCATTAAGAGATACAAGAGAAGAAGATGCTACGGATGTTGAAGCTGGTGAAGCTGGTTTGAACTTCGTGAAGTTGGATGGTGACGTTGCTTGTATGGTAAACGGAGCTGGTCTTGCGATGGCAACTATGGATATCATTAAATTATCTGGTGGTAACCCAGCGAATTTCTTGGACGTTGGTGGTACTGCTGATGCAGAAAGAGTTCAGAAAGCTTTCGGAATTATCTTGAAAGACGAAAACGTAAAAGCAATTTTGATTAACATCTTCGGTGGAATCGTACGTTGCGATAGAGTTGCTCAAGGTATCGTAGATGCTTACAAAGCGATGGGAAGCCTTCCAGTTCCATTGATCGTGAGATTACAAGGAACTAATGCAGTTGAAGCAAAACAATTAATCGATGATTCTGGTTTACCGGTTCATTCTGTAATTACTTTGGAAGAAGCTGCTAATAAAGTAAAAGAAGTTTTAGGTCACTAAGATTTTCACAATATAAAAGAGAAACCGTTTCATTAATTTGAAGCGGTTTTTTTTTTATTTCTTTTCAGGAGTTTAATCCGCTTGGAGTTTATCCTGAGCCTGTCGAAGGACTGTATCTTTTTCTCCTCGTTCCCCGTCAAAAAAAGGATGTCGTTGCAATTAGGGCTAGTTACGATAACCGCTTCGAATTAACTGCTATAGAAGGTAACAAGAAATAGTATGTGGATTTTTAATTCACTAGTATTTTGACGTAAATAATGAAAACAGTTCACTAGAATGAATAGTTTATTAATGATTTAAATTTCCGTATTCGTCGGTATTAGTTCAGTGAATTCGGTGTAAGTGTGAGTTTATTTTAAAAATTTATTCAAATCTTTGTTAAAAATTATGAGTTATTAACATAATTATATTAATATTGCAATGCAGTTATAAATTATACTTTCACTAATGAATTACATTTTTTCTATTTTTCTGTTTTTAATGGTAGGTTGCAGTTCTCAAGCGGGAAATATCCCCTCAGATACAATTGATTTCGAAGAAGTCTCCCATTTTTCTTATAATCTCACTTCCGGAAATTATTTGATTTTAGATACTCAGGATAAAATAGATGCTGTTTATAAAATCATTCATTCAAAAACCCAAGGCAATCGATTGGCGCCAATTCCTACATTAGATGCAGGTGAAACTTATCTTATTTTCAGACCGGTTTTGAAAAACGGCAATGATGTAGAAATAAAAGAAATAGCTCTTAAAAACAATATTCTTTATATTAACGTTGAAGATTTTAATAATCCGCAAATCGAAAAATCGAGTAGAGTTACACCCAACGTGCTCGTAAAAGTATTAAAGAAAATTACTCCGAAAAAAATAATCATTAATTATCAAAATAATAGCAAATAATTTTTATGAAAACAAAAACCTTTACCCTCTCTTGCTTAATGTTTGCAGCATTTGGCTTCGGACAAAACTATTGGTCGAAAGTCAATGTTTTGCCAAAAGGAAATCTTACCGCCAGAGACGCTAAGCCAAAAGAATTCTCTGTATATCAACTTAATATTGAAAAAATAAAAAACGATCTGGCAACTGCTCCAAAGAGATTTGCAAGTAAAGATGGTCGTGTAGTAACTTTTCCAGATGCTGATGGCAAGTTCCGATCTTATATTGTACAGGAGGCTTCTGTAATGGCGCCAGGCTTACAAGCTAAATATCCCGAGCTTAGATCTTATGTAGGTTATGAGAAAGGGAATTCGCAAAATTCTATTCGTTTCAGTGTAACGCCAGATCAAGGAATCAGCGCGATGTATTTTGACGGTTGGGAAGTGAGTTATTTGGATAGTTATACCAAAGATAACTCCAACTATATGATTTACAAAAGAAAAGATATGCCGATTAACGACCATCTTTTTGAATGTAAAGTTGAAGGAGTAATCGAAGATGAAGGAGATCTTGGAAATAAAGCGCCTTTAGTAGCAGACGGAAAATTTAGAACATATCGTCTTGCTTTGGCTGCGACCGGAGAATATACGACGTTCCACGGAGGTACTGTGCCAAAGGCTCTTGCTTCAATGGTAGTTGCTATGACCAGAGTAAATGGGGTGTATGAAAAAACAGCTTCAGTAACAATGGTAATGATTGATAATACTGATGAATTAATTTATACCGATCCTGTTACGGATCCTTATACCAACAACGATGGTGGTAAAATGCTGACTGAAAATAAAAACAATGTCAATGCGGTTATCGGAAGTGCTAATTATGATATAGGACACGTGTTCTCTACTGGTGGTGGAGGTGTTGCGTATTTAGCGAGCGTTTGTACGGCGAATAAAGCTGGAGGTGTTACGGGTTTACCTGCTCCAACTAACGATGTCTTCTATATTGATTATGTAGCTCATGAAATGGGACATCAGTTTGGAGGAAACCATACCTTTAGAGCAAATACGGGATCGTGTCAAGGTAATGGTAATAATTCAACTGCTTTTGAACCGGGTGGAGGAACTACCATTATGGCTTATGCAGGAATTTGTACAGCAACTAATAATGTTCAAAATAATAGTGATCCTTATTTTCACTCAGCTACCGTGAATGAAATCTACAAAGTGATCACAAAAACGAGTGATTGTTCTGTAAAAACAGAAAATGTTAATATGGTTCCTACTGCAGATGCTGGTTTGGATTATACGATTCCAAAAGGAACAGCTTTCGTATTGACAGGTATTGGAACAGATCCAGATAATGATCCTATTACTTATTTGTGGGAACAGTTAGACAGCCAGTCTAATACACAGCCTCCAGTTTCTACTGCGACAGGTGGGCCGGTTTTCCGTTCTTATACTCCTACTGAATCACCATCAAGGTATTTCCCGATGATGACTTCTATCTTGGCGAATAACTTAACTCCTAAGTGGGAAGTTATGCCAAGCGTTGCCAGAAAGTTAAACTTCTCACTTTTAGTGAATGATAATAACCCTATAGGTAACCAAGCAGCAAGAGATCAAATGCTTGTAACTGTTGTAGATGCGGGTCCGTTTAAGGTAACTTCTCAAACAGCAAATACTGACTATGATGGTGATGGTCCGATGACAGTGACTTGGGATGTTGCAGGAACTAGTATTGCGCCAGTTAGTACTTATAATGTAAGTATTTTAATGTCTAAAAATGGTGGAGTTTCTTTTGATGTCGTTCTTGCGGAAAGCGTTCCTAATAATGGTTCAGCAGTCGTAACTCTTCCAAATGAAACTATTGGAAATGCAAGGCTTATGGTGAAAGCGGTTGATAATATCTATTTTGCAGTGAATTCTTCTTTGTTTAAAGTAAAGAAGACCTTAGCAACTGCTGATGTCAAGTTGAAAAATGCTTCAATTTATCCAAATCCTGCGAAGAATGAAGTGAATATTAAAATGAATAACTCTGAAGGTTCAAAATATATGATTTATGACGGTTCAGGAAGATTGGTGAATTCAGGTAATGTTTCCGCTGATGGAAAAGTTAGCCTGGAAAAAATCGCTAATGGAAATTACGTTTTAACTATTCAATTAAAGAATGGTGAAAAAGTATCTGAGAAATTAATGATTAAGAAATAAGTAGTAGCTACT is a window from the Kaistella flava (ex Peng et al. 2021) genome containing:
- a CDS encoding multicopper oxidase domain-containing protein — translated: MKSKVPNFLKFCTLLFLVVAVQGFSQDHKIHDSKTKDAKDDATGKLSFGGKTVRYDLFVKDTVVNFTGKPARAIATNGKLQAPTLYFTEGDTAEIYLHNQLNENAGLHWHGVILPNEMDGVPYLTTKEVKPGETHLYKFRISQNGTYWYHSHEGTQEQIGMNGILVFKKRESQPNKKFDADIPVLLGEWTNENPKQIMRRLHMDQGDWWAIKKGTVQSYSEAIAKGHFGTKLLNEWKRMEAMDVSDVYYNNFLINGAVSSDYKNLKAGDKVHLRVANGGSSSYFWLNYGGGKITVIGNDGNEVEPVEVDRLIVGVSETYDIEVTIPENKSFEFRSTSEDRQGHASLWLGTGERVEAPNLPKLMLFEGMKMMNGMMKMSGDMKPMNMTMGNQMMDMNEVMYPEIPESQRMHTMKHMNEMMSMKEKSSEMNLPAGRTGMDHSTMKLDSEKGMDHSDKDMKMDHSMHDMTSSKQKSIKRLSYNMLKSPFKTILPEDNGKELKFTLEGNMRNYLWTLDNKTVAESDKILIKKGEVVRITMYNNSMMRHPMHLHGHDFRLINSKGEYSPLKNVVDMAPMETNTIEFAANQDGDWFFHCHILYHMMAGMGKVFTYENSAPNPQITDKEASYRKFLRTNQMISTTAMLDVASNKLHFENMTMLGARWMNVNQLHSNYDFSHYEGSVKVGRFLGKYQWAMPYIGFRSNKMHDMAKSWFGQNVIPKNQNVAIAGIRYILPFLVVADANIDQNGKVRLELGREGIKISPRIRGSFAVNSDKEFDFGLKYILQKWVSLSTNYDSEYGFGAGLTFMY
- a CDS encoding phosphatidylserine decarboxylase, translating into MKFKRPNKKWTIVWFISALIFVLAVFPVPAQKPIKYVDRETGQIQIENVYGEKWLDWLYHNPVGEATLWTIAKRKLITSLYGDAMEKPASADKIMPFVKEYGVDLSIAQKQNFTSFNDFFIRKLKPEARPIAADSLAVASPADGKILAYENINNADFYIKGFRFNVNSFLNNPELAKKYEDGAMIVFRLAPPDYHRYHFPVSGITGSSNIKINGDYYSVNPLALRKKAEIFWLNKREYGVIKSPLFGDVVMVEVGATMVGSMIQTYSGTTVKKGEEKGYFKFGGSTVVLLFEKDKIIIDEDLLNNTSKGLETTIKMGERIAVKK
- the sucC gene encoding ADP-forming succinate--CoA ligase subunit beta → MNLHEYQSKEILAKYGVNIQRGFIANTVEEAEAAAKKLTEMNGNEGWVVKAQVHAGGRGKGGGVKFSPNMEKLKENAGNIIGMQLVTPQTSAEGKKVNFILVAEDVYYPGETETKEFYVSILLDRAQGKNMIVYSTEGGMDIEHVAEVTPHLIHNEVVDPSVGLQGFQARKIAFNLGLEGAAHKDFVKFIASLYNAYVGIDASLFEINPVLKTSDNKIIAVDAKVSLDDNALFRHKDLAALRDTREEDATDVEAGEAGLNFVKLDGDVACMVNGAGLAMATMDIIKLSGGNPANFLDVGGTADAERVQKAFGIILKDENVKAILINIFGGIVRCDRVAQGIVDAYKAMGSLPVPLIVRLQGTNAVEAKQLIDDSGLPVHSVITLEEAANKVKEVLGH
- a CDS encoding reprolysin-like metallopeptidase, encoding MKTKTFTLSCLMFAAFGFGQNYWSKVNVLPKGNLTARDAKPKEFSVYQLNIEKIKNDLATAPKRFASKDGRVVTFPDADGKFRSYIVQEASVMAPGLQAKYPELRSYVGYEKGNSQNSIRFSVTPDQGISAMYFDGWEVSYLDSYTKDNSNYMIYKRKDMPINDHLFECKVEGVIEDEGDLGNKAPLVADGKFRTYRLALAATGEYTTFHGGTVPKALASMVVAMTRVNGVYEKTASVTMVMIDNTDELIYTDPVTDPYTNNDGGKMLTENKNNVNAVIGSANYDIGHVFSTGGGGVAYLASVCTANKAGGVTGLPAPTNDVFYIDYVAHEMGHQFGGNHTFRANTGSCQGNGNNSTAFEPGGGTTIMAYAGICTATNNVQNNSDPYFHSATVNEIYKVITKTSDCSVKTENVNMVPTADAGLDYTIPKGTAFVLTGIGTDPDNDPITYLWEQLDSQSNTQPPVSTATGGPVFRSYTPTESPSRYFPMMTSILANNLTPKWEVMPSVARKLNFSLLVNDNNPIGNQAARDQMLVTVVDAGPFKVTSQTANTDYDGDGPMTVTWDVAGTSIAPVSTYNVSILMSKNGGVSFDVVLAESVPNNGSAVVTLPNETIGNARLMVKAVDNIYFAVNSSLFKVKKTLATADVKLKNASIYPNPAKNEVNIKMNNSEGSKYMIYDGSGRLVNSGNVSADGKVSLEKIANGNYVLTIQLKNGEKVSEKLMIKK